Sequence from the Candidatus Dependentiae bacterium genome:
ATACCAATCGTTATATGAACCATTTGGACTTTGGTGTAGGCCCGAAAAAATGTTTAACGAAATAATCAAAGTAGATGGGAAAAGCCAAGCCCGATTTGTATTCATTTCAAGCGGCG
This genomic interval carries:
- a CDS encoding DUF1653 domain-containing protein; this encodes MKLGIYKHYKGALYQVLGCARHSETGEEVVVYQSLYEPFGLWCRPEKMFNEIIKVDGKSQARFVFISSGVAQAPTVR